One window from the genome of Salvia splendens isolate huo1 chromosome 9, SspV2, whole genome shotgun sequence encodes:
- the LOC121747948 gene encoding outer envelope membrane protein 7-like, protein MGAVTTALIAIAAVALGWCTIEIACKPCLEKGREAIDRNLNPNYDPDDDIDTAATVRAPLNPDYSEAAAAAPSTVVKAV, encoded by the coding sequence ATGGGGGCAGTGACAACGGCCTTGATAGCCATAGCGGCGGTGGCGCTGGGATGGTGTACAATCGAGATCGCGTGCAAGCCCTGTCTCGAGAAAGGTCGCGAAGCCATAGATCGCAACCTCAACCCCAATTACGATCCAGACGACGATATCGACACCGCCGCCACCGTTCGCGCCCCTCTCAATCCCGATTACTCTGAAGCTGCCGCCGCCGCTCCCTCCACCGTCGTCAAGGCCGTCTGA